The Streptomyces sp. NBC_01142 genomic interval GAAAAACAAATTACGTCACCCGGTCCGACGGGAACAGGGTGTGGAGTGGGGTATAGGAGTCGGGTAACAGAAGTTGAGGGGCTTCTGTGAGCACGGAGAGGTATGCATTATTAATAAGGTAAGAAAACAAACTGTGGATCGAAGGCGGTCATGGCGATGACGGAACGCTTCACCCCCACCCCCGAGGACAGGTTCACCTTCGGTCTCTGGACGGTCGGCTGGCAGGGCAGGGATCCGTTCGGAGACGCGACCCGGCCGCCCCTGGACCCCGTCGAGACCGTGCAGCGGCTCGCCGCGCTCGGGGCGTACGGCGTCAGCTTCCACGACGACGACCTGATCCCCTTCGGCGCCTCCCGGACCGCGCGCGAGTCGCACATCAAGCGCTTCCGGCAGGCGCTGGACGCCACCGGGCTGGTCGTGCCGATGGCCACCACCAATCTCTTCACCCACCCTGTTTTCAAGGACGGCGGCTTCACCGCCAACGACCGGGGGGTACGCCGGTACGCGCTGCGCAAGACGCTGCGCAACATCGACCTCGCCGCCGAGCTCGGGGCCCGGATCTATGTCGCCTGGGGTGGCCGCGAAGGCGCGGAGTCGGGCGCGGCCAAGGACGTACGCACGGCCCTGGACCGGCTGAAGGAAGCCTTCGACCTGCTGGGGGAGTACGTCACCACGCAGGGCTACGACCTCCGGTTCGCCATCGAACCCAAGCCCAACGAGCCGCGCGGCGACATCCTGCTGCCCACCGTCGGCCACGCGCTGGCCTTCATCGAGCGCCTGGAGCGGCCCGAGCTGTACGGCGTCAATCCCGAGGTCGGCCATGAGCAGATGGCCGGGCTGAACTTCACCCACTCCATCGCCCAGGCGCTGTGGGCGGGCAAGCTCTTCCACATCGACCTCAACGGGCAGAACGGGATCAAGTACGACCAGGACCTGCGCTTCGGCGCGGGCGATCTGCGCTCCGCCTTCTGGCTGGTCGATCTGCTGGAGACGGCCGGCTACGAGGGTCCGCGGCACTTCGACTTCAAGCCCCCCAGGACCGAGGACTCCGACGGGGTGTGGGCCTCCGCCGCGGGCTGTATGCGCAACTATCTGATTCTCAGCGAGCGTGCTGCCGCTTTCCGCGCGGATCCGCGGGTACGGGAGGCGCTGCGGGCCGCGCGGCTCGACGAGCTGTGCCTGCCCACTGCCGCGGACGGGCTGTCCGGACTGCTCGACGACCGTGCCTCGTTCGAGGAGTTCGACGTGGACGCCGCCGGGGAGCGCGGGATGGCCTTCGAGCAGTTGGACCAGCTCGCGATGGATCACCTGCTCGGTGTGCGCTGACTCCCGCGGCGGGCGCGGGCAGCCGCGGGCCCTTGCCGGGGCTCCGCCCGGACCCCGGTCCTCCAACGCCGGACAGGCTGAGTTCCGGCCGACTTGGGCCGCGGTCCAAGCCCCGGCCGCGGTCCAAGCCCCGGCCGCGGTCCAAAGGCAGGGCGCGGTCCCAACGCAGGGCGGGTTGCGGTGTCGGCCGACCCGGACCCGGACCCGGGTTCTCACACGCCGCACGGACACGTTCCGGTGGCCGGACTCAGTGGTCCGCGTAGGCCACCGGGTCCGCCAGCACGTCCTGTACCACCAGGGCCGCCGCGCCGCGCGCCGCGTCCGCCGCCGGGGACGAGGCGCGCAGCCGCCCGCTTCCCTCGGGCCACAGCCCCGACACCACCCGTCCTGCCAGCTCGCCGCCGGCCGGCGGCGAAAGCCAGGGCAGCAGCGGCCGGTAGATCCCACCGAGCACCACCGCGTCCGGGTCGAAGAGGTTCACCGCCCCGGAAAGCACCCGCCCCAGCATCAGCCCGGCCTGCCCGAGCGCCGCGAGCGCGCGCTCCTCGCCCGCCCGGGCCCGCCGCTCCAGCTCCGCCACGCCCGAGGCGCCGGCCCCCTCATCGATCCCCGCGGCCCGCAGGAGCGCCGACTGGCCCGCGTACTGCTCCAGGCAGCCCCGCGAACCGCAGCGGCACTCGGGCCCCTCCGCGGACACCACCACATGCCCGATCTCACCGGCGAAACCGTGCGCCCCGCGGAGCAGTTCGCCGTTCAGGACCAGCGCACCGCCGACCCCGATCTCGCCGGTCAGAAACAGGAAGCTGCGCATCTCGCCCAGACCGCCGAACCACAGTTCGGCCAGCGCCGCCAGATTGGCTTCGTTCTCCGCACGCACCGGCAGGGCGGGCACGCCGGGACGCAGCGCGGCGAGTGCCCCGGCGAACGGGCCCTCGGCCGCGACCCGTGTCCAGCCCAGATTGGGTGCCTGGCGGACCGTGCCCGCCGAGATCAGCCCCGGCAGCGCCAACTCGGCGCCCACGGGACGCAGTTCCTGTTCGGCGGCCGACGTCAGCGCGCGGGCGGTGATGCCGGCGGCGCGGTCGAGTACCTGCGCGGGCGGCGCGCCGCGGTTGTCGAGATGCTCGACGAGCCGCACCCGGTCCGTGCCCGCCAGATCCACCACGCATACCGACACATAGTCGACGTTGATCTCGATACCGACGCCCGCGGCGCCGGTACGGGCCACTTTCAGCACGGTGCCGGGCCGGCCCGCCTGACCGCTGAACGTCTTCCCGGACTCGGACAGGAACCCGCTCTCCAGCAACTGCTCCACCAGCGAGGAGACCGCCGCGCGGGTCAGTCCCACCCGCGCGGCGACCCCGGCCCGGGTCGCCTCGCCCTCGTCGCGGACCGCCCGCAGCACCAGGCTGAGGTTGTGCCGTCGCACGGTCTCCCGGTCCGCCTTGGGCTCCAGCGGTGTGTGGCCGCCGGTGTGGCCGGCGGTACGACTGCCCGTGTGATTGCCCCGGCGACGGTCTCTGTGACTGTCTCTGTGGTTGCCGTTCATCTCGCCGCCGAGCCTAGGTGACGGGACGCGACCTCACGCCTTCGCCGGATCGTTCAGCGGGAACCGCTCCGAGACCCGGCCGACCCGGCCGTACCGCGGCGGGTTGCCGGGCGGCAGGGACGGAGTGGTCCCGGCCGTTGTCCCGGCCGTCCACGACTCAGCCCTGTGGCCCGCGGTATCCCAACGACGCCTCGATCCGGCCCGCGAGTCCGTCACGCCGTACGCGGCCGCGGCCGGCCGAACCGGCCAGCCAGGAGCGGCACTTGCTGCTGAGCAGCAGGCCGAAGCTCTCCGCCTGGTTCTCCTCGGCCTGGTCGAAACGGGTCCGGGCCGCGACCTTGAGCACCGTCGCCTGGAGATCGGCCTCGTCCGTCAGCAGCCGGGCGGCGACGGCCGCGCCCTCGACGTGATGGGTGCAGTGTCCGGCCTCCATGTGCCACAGTTCATGGCCGAGAATGACCAGCTGGTGGTCGGGAGCGGTGCGCTCCTCGATGACGATCAGGTCCTGGTCGGCCATGTCGAGCCAGAGTCCGCTGGCCGTCCCCGGGGGGAACGAGGCCATGCGGTACCGGACGGGCCGGCCGCGGCGCCTGCTCATTCCCTGGCACAGCGCGGCATAGAGATCGGCGGGCTCCACCGGGGCGGACAGATCGATTCCGGCGACCAGCTCGCCGCACAGCCGACGCATCTCTTTGCCTATGCTCACCGTTCTCCTCTCCCCGTCAGCACCTGTGCAGACACCTGCGCATCCCACGCTGTCCTGAAGACGTCAGGGATCTGTCGGCTTGACGCTCTCCAGGAGCATGTCGAGCCATTCGGCGACCTTGTCCCGGTGTTTGTCGGTGGGCAGTTGAGCGGCGCGCCAGGCGATGCCCCGTACCCCGTGATCCTGCAGCAGCCGCTCCAGCGGGTCGCTGTCACCGCCGGCGTAGTCGTGCAGCAGTGCCTGCTCGGTGCGCTGCAGTGCGCCGCCGAGCGCATCGGCGTCCCCGGCGGTGAGGAATCCGGCATGGACCTTGAAGAACCTCTGTATGGCGTCGCAGTGCTCCATGGTCGGCCGGCGGTCGCCGTTGATGAGCGCTCCCGCCTGCTGCCGTGACATGCCCGCACCATCGGCGATCTCCTGCTGTGTGTAGCGGCGGCCGTTGGGCTTCAGCCGTGTCCTGCGCAGCAGGTCGAAGCGCTGCAGAAAGCGCGCCTGGAGGTCGGGTTCCCCGGCCGGCCTGCCGTCGAGCAGGGCGCGGACCACGTCGGCGGGAACACCCGAGGCCTCGGAGAGCTGATGAATGTCGAAGACCTCGCCATGAGGTACCCCGAGCTTGCCCGCGAGTTCGGCCAGGCGGGCGATGGACGCCGCCAGAGGGCCTGCGGCTGTCGGGCCCGGAACCGAGAAGCCGTCTGTCACCAGTAGGTCTCCTAGATCAGGCGAGGTTGCTCCGCAGACAGTGGGCTGCCGGGAGATTATCCGCTGGGAGGGAATACAGCCAGCTCATGCCACAGCTGTGGCGCGAATTGAGCGTTCAGCGACACGGAATGCCACGATAGTTGACATGGCCGCGTTTTCGGTAGCAGGATCGCCACGCGGTTGAAGATCGAACAGGCGCTGCCGCAGCGGGAGTTCGAGAAGGGTGGCGTTCTCGATGACACATGAGGCAAGCCTGGAACGGCCTGGTGTCCACGGGCGTCGAGGGTGTGCCGGCACGACGCGCGGCGCGCTGCGTGCGAGGCGGCTCACCGACGTGCTCAGACGTCGCCGTGAGGAACTGGGCCTGAGCCCGGAGGACGTGGCCGCGCGGCTCGGAATCAGCGCGCACGTGTACGGAACCTGGGAGCGCACACCGGCCCAGGAATGGTCCGACGACAGGCTCATCGCCCTTGTCGAGGCGCTCGAGATGAGCTCCCAGCAGAGCGGATGGCTGTTCCGTCTCGCCGTCGACCGGGACCCGCCGAGGGCAGCATGGAGCACACCGTTGCGTCCGTCGGGGCCGGTGCCTCCCTCCGGGCCGCCGGTACGTCCGCCGGGGCCCGCGCGCCCGGCGGGGCCCAGCCGCCCGTCCGGGCCCGCGTTTCCGGCCGCCCCCCCGCGCCCGCGGGTGCCTGCCCCTTCGTCGGCCTTCACTGCTGCCTGTGCTCCCGCTCCCGTGCGCCCGTCGACGCCCTCGCTGCCGGCGGTCCCCGCCGATCCCGGAGGTCCTGCCGTCCCCGCTGATTCCCCGGATCCGGAGACGCAGGCCTATCTGCGTGACTACGCCACGATGATGGACGCCGTGCCCCTGCCCTCCCTGCTCTTCGACCGGCGGTGGGACGTCGCGCACACCAACCCCGCCTTCGACGCGCTGTTCCGCGGCATCGGACCGCACCCTACGGCCATGCCGGGCCAGAACTTCCTCAGGTTCGTCCTGTTCCACCCGGACGCGGGCACGGTACTCGGTGAGCACGAGACAAGCTGGTGTCTGCCCCTGATGGCACAGTTGGAGTCCGCCCTGGAGGGCGACGACGGGGACGAGGTACTTCAGGCCATTCGCCAGGACATCGCCCTGGACCCGATCATGGACGCCGCCTACCGGTGCGGACTGCCGCACTGGATGCGCGCCATGGGGGCAGCGGCCCTCCATCACGACGGTGCCGTACGGCCGTTGCGGCACCCCGACCCCCGGTGGGGGCGTACCGACTGCCGGATCGTCGACGAGACGCCGCAGACGCTTCAGGACAAGGGGTTCACACGGATGACGCTCGTGCTCCGCGAAACCCGCTCCGCCGCCGTACCGGGAGTGCAGGGTGTCACCGCGGTACCGGGGCGGCGGCGCGGCAAGCATCTGCGGGCGGTCTCCGGAGTCTGAACGGGGCCTGCCTGCCCGCCGGTTTGCCGTCACCCCTGGCAGATGTCGCGCGTCCATGACGCTCCTCGGCGTCCGCGCCGTGAACCGGGCCGGTCTGCACAGCCCCGTGGCCTCCCCGCTCCCCGGCGCTGACTCCAGCACCGGCCGAGTCTCGAGGTCCCACGCGTAACGTGCCCGGATCCTCTGCGTTCCGCCGGGGAGACGGGGGTCCGCCTCCGGAAGGCGGCTGTGACGGTGTTCCGGGAGTTCGTGTGGCTGCGCTCATCGAGGACTATGCACTGATCGGGGACATGCAGACCGCGGCCCTGATAGCCAGGGACGGTTCGGTCGACTGGTTCTGTCTGCCGCGCTTCGACTCGCCCGCCGTCTTCGCCGGGCTGCTCGGCACGGAGGACCACGGATTCTGGCGGCTGGCTCCCGCGGGGCTCGCCGACAGCGCGGGTGCCGCCACCCGCCGTCGCTACCGCGGCGATTCCCTCGTGCTGGAATCGGAGTGGGACACTCCGGAGGGAACGGTCCGGCTGATCGACTTCATGCCGCCCAGGGGCGCAGGACGCGGTAGGCCGGATGCCGCACCGACTCTCGTACGAATGGTGGAGGGCGTCTCAGGGCGCGTCCGGATGAGCTCGGCCCTGCGGATGCGCTTCAGCTACGGCCGGATCGTCCCCTGGGTGCAGCGCGAGCACGGCCCCGGCGGCCGCGACCGGCTGGTCGCCGTGGCCGGCCCCGACGCGCTCTGGCTGGACGCCGACGTCGACACCTACGGGAGTGATCTGACCACCCACGCGGCGTTCAGCGTCGGCGCCGGCGAGCGGGTCACCCTGACGCTGAGCTGGCAGCCCTCCCACGGCGACGCCCCGCCCCGGCCCCACGCTGCCCAACTCCTCACGGACACCGAACAGTTCTGGTCCCGGTGGACCGGCCGGTGCAGCTACTCGGGTCCCTGGCGGGAGGCCGTGGTCCGCTCCCTGATCACCCTCAAGGCCCTCACCTACGCCCCGACCGGCGGCATCGTCGCCGCGCCCACCACCTCGCTGCCCGAGGAGATCGGCGGCGTACGCAACTGGGACTACCGCTACGCATGGCTGCGTGGCGCCGCCATGACGCTGACCGCGCTGCTGCGCACCGGCTACCACGAGGAGGCCCGCCGCTGGCGCGAGTGGCTGCTGCGCGCCGTGGCCGGGGACGCCCAGAACCTGCAGATCATGTACGGGGTCGCGGGCGAGCGCGAGCTGCCGGAGGCCGAACTGCCGTGGCTGCCCGGCTATGAGAAGTCAAGGCCGGTTCGCATCGGCAACGGCGCCGCCAACCAGCTTCAGCTCGATGTCTACGGAGAGGTCGTGGACGCCCTCTGGCTGGGCCAGACCTCAGGGCTTTCGCGCGACGACAGCACGCACATCCTGCAGATGAAACTCATGAACCACCTCGAGTCCAACTGGCGCGAGCCGGACGAGGGAATCTGGGAAGTACGCGGCCCACGCCGCCATTTCGTCCACTCCAAGGTGATGACCTGGGTCGCCGCGGACCGCACCGTACGCAGACTGAGCAGGCTGCCGCTGGAGAGCCCGGTACAGCGCTGGCGGGCCCTGCGCGACGAGATACACCGCGACGTCTGCGCCCACGGTTACGACGCCGGGCGCAACACCTTCACGCAGTACTACGGCTCGCGCGAGCTGGATGCTTCGCTTCTGCTCATCCCGCAGACGGGTTTCCTGCCGCCGGACGACCCCCGGGTGGTGGGCACCGTCGAAGCCGTCCAGCGGGAGCTGTGCGACGACGGCTTGGTACGCCGCTATCCGGTACCCGAGGGCGGCTCGGACAGGGTCGGTGCGGACGGACTGCCCGGCGGCGAAGGCGTCTTCCTGGCCTGCTCGTTCTGGCTCGCGCACGATCTGGCCCTGATCGGCCGGCGGGACGAGGCACGGCAGCTGTTCGAGCGGCTGCTGGCGCTGCGTACCGATCTCGGCCTGCTCGCCGAGGAGTGGGACACCCGGCGCGGCCGGCTGGTGGGGAACTTTCCGCAGGCCTTCAGTCATGTGCCGCTGATCGACACGGCCCTGCGGCTGTCCGGGCGCGGCCCCGGGGCCGGCTCCTAGAGCCATCGTCGACCGGCCCGGCGCATGGTCGTGCGGCACTGCCCCTTCCGCACAGAGGAGATCGGCCATGTCGTCGTCCGTACGAAGGTTCCTCGTCGTCAAAGTGCTGCGCCCGGTGGGCCGCGCACTGATCGCCTACGGGATGTACTGGGTGTGGATCCCGGGGGCCCACTACGAGGAGATCGCGCAGAGCGATCTCTTCACGCGAGCCGACAGCAGGTGAGGTTCACGCCTTTTTCGTCGAGGTCCAGCCGCCTTCAAGGCGGTCTTGAGACGGGTTTCCCAAGCTCTGGCCATCAGTACGCGGCGCTGGGGGCGACGATGGCTGCACACCGGAACTTCACCGAACTCGTGTTGGACAGAGCATCGGAACGTGCGGAGCGGGAGGCTTACTTCTGCGTAGGCACGAATCCGCAGGGTGAGCTGGAATCCGATGTGCTCGGCTACGGCGAGCTCGGCGAACGGGCCAAACGACTGGCCTCCTGGCTGCAGGACCACGGATCGCACGGCCACCGGGTGCTCATCCTGCAGAGCGGGGTACGGGAGTTCATGACGAGCTTCCTGGGCTGTCTGTACGCCGGGGCGGTGGCCGTGCCCGCGCCGGCCCCCGTCGGCTCGCGGCAGAACGTCGAACGGGTCGCCAACATCGTCCGCGACGCCTCCGTCAGCTACATCCTGACCGACGCCGCGATGGCCTCGACCGTCTCCCAGCTGCTGGCCAACATCGGTCACCCCGAGGTCGCGTGCCTGGCCACCGACCGCGCGGAGGCCGGCGACGCGGGCGCCTGGCAGGAGCCGGGTCTGTTCCCCGACGACGTGGCCTTTCTCCAGTACACCTCGGGTTCGGTGAGCGAACCCAAGGGAGTCATGGTCACCCACCGCAATCTGCTCGCCAACCAGCGCGCCATCCAGCAGGCGATGCGTACGACCGGCGACTCGCGGGTGGGCGGCTGGCTGCCGTTCCACCACGACATGGGCCTGGTGGGCCATCTGCTGCACCCGCTCTGGCTCGGCGGCGCCGGAGTGCTGATGTCGCCGATGACCTTTGCGAAGCGGCCGCTGCGCTGGCTCGAGATGATCGACCAGTACGGCATCACCACCGGCGGCGGCCCCAACCTCGCCTACGACCTGTGTCTGCGGCGGATCAAGGACGACGAGATCGAACAGCTCGACCTCTCCCGCTGGGAGACGGCCGTCAACGGCGCGGAGCCCGTACGGGCCGAGACCATGGACGCCTTCGCCGAGCGCTTCGCCCCCGCCGGCTTCCGCAAGGAGGCCTTCTACCCCTGCTACGGGCTCGCCGAGTCCACCCTGCTCGTCAGCGGCAAGGAGCCGGGCGAGATGGCTGCCTCGCGGGTGGTGGACGCTGCCGACCTCGAACACCACCGGCTGCGGCCCGCCCCGCAGGGCAGGCCCGCCCGGACGCTGGTGAGCTCCGGCCGCCCGCAGAACTGCGAGGTGGTCATCGTCGACCCGGCCAGCTGCAGAAAGCTTCCGTCCGGTGTGGTGGGCGAGGTGTGGATACGGGGCGAGAGCGTGGCCCGCGGCTACTGGAACCGCCCGCTGGAGAACGCCCACGCCTTCAACGGCGCCACCGAGGACGGCGACGAAGGCTATCTGCGCACCGGAGACCTGGGCGTCATGGACGGCGACGAGCTCTACATCACCGGGCGGATGAAGGACATCATGATCGTGGCGGGCCGTAACCTCTACCCGCAGGACATCGAGCGCAGCGTCCAGCGCGTGAGCGCGCTCTTCGGCTCCAGCGCCGCCTTCGCCGTGGAGTCGGACCGCGACCATGTCGTCGTCGTCCAGGAGGTGCGCACCGGCTCGGGCTTCGAGGCCGAGCTGGCCTCGCTCTCCGCCGCGGTACGGATGTGCGTGTCCAAGGAGTTCGAGGTCGCGGCCGAGAACGTCCTGCTGGTCCGCCCCGGCACCGTACGCCGCACCACCAGCGGCAAGCTCCAGCGCACCGCCATGCGCCGGCTCTTCCTCGACGGGCGGATCCAGCCGTTGCACGAGGTGCTGCACCCGGAGGTGCGCCGACTGGTCACCGTGGGCGCCGGCCACGAAGTCCACGACGGAGCCGGCGGATGACCGCGATCACCCAGCGGACCGGGACGGCACAGACCGCGTACGCCCCGGAGACGGACGCCGGCACCGGACTGCGCTGGCATCTCGCGGAACAGCTGGACCAGCGGCTCGGCGACCCCAACGGCTCAGGACCGCTCTCCTACGCCCGCGCCGCGAACGAGGACGCCGCGGAGCAGTTCCCGGCGGCGGCCTGTGAGCTGCTCGGCGCCCTCGGCGTCCACCACTACTACATCCCGCAGGAGTACGGCGGTTCACTCACCGGCTTCCCCCAGCTGCTCGAAATCGTGCGCACCATCGCCCGCCGCGACCTGACCTGTGCCATCGCACACGGCAAGACGTTCCTCGGCGCGGTCTGCGTCTGGGTCGCCGAGGACCACGCCGGTGCCGAACGCCTCGCCTCCCTCGTCCGCGCGGGCGAACCGGTCTCCCTCGGACTGACCGAACGCACCCACGGCAGCGATCTGATGGCCGGAGAGGTCGTCGCGGAGCGCACCGACGGCGGCTACCTCATCAGCGGCGAGAAGTGGCTGATCAACAACGCCACCCGGAGCCGCCTCGTCTGCCTCCTCGCCCGCACCGCGGCCAACGGCGGCCCGCGCGGCTTCTCCCTGCTCCTCGTCGACAAGAACGCCCTGCCCGGCCACACCTTCCGCACCCTGCCGAAGGTGCACACGCTCGGCATCCGCGGCGCGGACATCAGCGGCATCGCCTTCGACCGCGCGCCCGTCGACGCCCGCGGCCTGGTCGGCCGCGAGGGCGAGGGCCCCGAGACCGTCCTCAAAGCCCTGCAGATCACCCGCTCCCTGTGCACCGCGCTCTCGCTCGGCGCGGCCGACCACGGACTGCGCGTCGTCTACGGATTCGCCGCCGAGCGCGAGCTGTACGGACGCAGGCTGCTCGACCTCCCCGCCGCTCGCCGCACCCTCGCCGAGACCTACGCCGACCTGCTGGCGATGGAAGCACTGAGCACCGTCGCCGCACGCTCCATCCACACTCTGCCCGACGAGCTCAGCGTC includes:
- a CDS encoding ROK family protein, whose translation is MNGNHRDSHRDRRRGNHTGSRTAGHTGGHTPLEPKADRETVRRHNLSLVLRAVRDEGEATRAGVAARVGLTRAAVSSLVEQLLESGFLSESGKTFSGQAGRPGTVLKVARTGAAGVGIEINVDYVSVCVVDLAGTDRVRLVEHLDNRGAPPAQVLDRAAGITARALTSAAEQELRPVGAELALPGLISAGTVRQAPNLGWTRVAAEGPFAGALAALRPGVPALPVRAENEANLAALAELWFGGLGEMRSFLFLTGEIGVGGALVLNGELLRGAHGFAGEIGHVVVSAEGPECRCGSRGCLEQYAGQSALLRAAGIDEGAGASGVAELERRARAGEERALAALGQAGLMLGRVLSGAVNLFDPDAVVLGGIYRPLLPWLSPPAGGELAGRVVSGLWPEGSGRLRASSPAADAARGAAALVVQDVLADPVAYADH
- a CDS encoding helix-turn-helix transcriptional regulator, translated to MTDGFSVPGPTAAGPLAASIARLAELAGKLGVPHGEVFDIHQLSEASGVPADVVRALLDGRPAGEPDLQARFLQRFDLLRRTRLKPNGRRYTQQEIADGAGMSRQQAGALINGDRRPTMEHCDAIQRFFKVHAGFLTAGDADALGGALQRTEQALLHDYAGGDSDPLERLLQDHGVRGIAWRAAQLPTDKHRDKVAEWLDMLLESVKPTDP
- a CDS encoding helix-turn-helix domain-containing protein, whose amino-acid sequence is MLRRRREELGLSPEDVAARLGISAHVYGTWERTPAQEWSDDRLIALVEALEMSSQQSGWLFRLAVDRDPPRAAWSTPLRPSGPVPPSGPPVRPPGPARPAGPSRPSGPAFPAAPPRPRVPAPSSAFTAACAPAPVRPSTPSLPAVPADPGGPAVPADSPDPETQAYLRDYATMMDAVPLPSLLFDRRWDVAHTNPAFDALFRGIGPHPTAMPGQNFLRFVLFHPDAGTVLGEHETSWCLPLMAQLESALEGDDGDEVLQAIRQDIALDPIMDAAYRCGLPHWMRAMGAAALHHDGAVRPLRHPDPRWGRTDCRIVDETPQTLQDKGFTRMTLVLRETRSAAVPGVQGVTAVPGRRRGKHLRAVSGV
- a CDS encoding fatty acyl-AMP ligase, whose translation is MAAHRNFTELVLDRASERAEREAYFCVGTNPQGELESDVLGYGELGERAKRLASWLQDHGSHGHRVLILQSGVREFMTSFLGCLYAGAVAVPAPAPVGSRQNVERVANIVRDASVSYILTDAAMASTVSQLLANIGHPEVACLATDRAEAGDAGAWQEPGLFPDDVAFLQYTSGSVSEPKGVMVTHRNLLANQRAIQQAMRTTGDSRVGGWLPFHHDMGLVGHLLHPLWLGGAGVLMSPMTFAKRPLRWLEMIDQYGITTGGGPNLAYDLCLRRIKDDEIEQLDLSRWETAVNGAEPVRAETMDAFAERFAPAGFRKEAFYPCYGLAESTLLVSGKEPGEMAASRVVDAADLEHHRLRPAPQGRPARTLVSSGRPQNCEVVIVDPASCRKLPSGVVGEVWIRGESVARGYWNRPLENAHAFNGATEDGDEGYLRTGDLGVMDGDELYITGRMKDIMIVAGRNLYPQDIERSVQRVSALFGSSAAFAVESDRDHVVVVQEVRTGSGFEAELASLSAAVRMCVSKEFEVAAENVLLVRPGTVRRTTSGKLQRTAMRRLFLDGRIQPLHEVLHPEVRRLVTVGAGHEVHDGAGG
- a CDS encoding acyl-CoA dehydrogenase family protein, whose product is MTAITQRTGTAQTAYAPETDAGTGLRWHLAEQLDQRLGDPNGSGPLSYARAANEDAAEQFPAAACELLGALGVHHYYIPQEYGGSLTGFPQLLEIVRTIARRDLTCAIAHGKTFLGAVCVWVAEDHAGAERLASLVRAGEPVSLGLTERTHGSDLMAGEVVAERTDGGYLISGEKWLINNATRSRLVCLLARTAANGGPRGFSLLLVDKNALPGHTFRTLPKVHTLGIRGADISGIAFDRAPVDARGLVGREGEGPETVLKALQITRSLCTALSLGAADHGLRVVYGFAAERELYGRRLLDLPAARRTLAETYADLLAMEALSTVAARSIHTLPDELSVTSAVAKYLVPTVADDILGRLRGVLGARAILTGYYAHGRFQKLERDHRIVGIFDGNTMVNLYALTAQFRTLARCHPVHDREPDTVAATYSYARPLPRLTPGQLSLLARRGSTVLGSLPTAAEVLGAQASRQPQLAHAAALARTLATAADRLHTAMRAARPVPGGAPVESFDLARGYSVCFAAACSLGVWQHNRRLAHGPRTTGLWASGLWLEAVLARLVDRLEQAVPGITGPQPRPPAAYDTELESLYERLLGRLTEQYEAGELFSLLPGRIAEGPPC
- a CDS encoding glycoside hydrolase family 15 protein, translated to MAALIEDYALIGDMQTAALIARDGSVDWFCLPRFDSPAVFAGLLGTEDHGFWRLAPAGLADSAGAATRRRYRGDSLVLESEWDTPEGTVRLIDFMPPRGAGRGRPDAAPTLVRMVEGVSGRVRMSSALRMRFSYGRIVPWVQREHGPGGRDRLVAVAGPDALWLDADVDTYGSDLTTHAAFSVGAGERVTLTLSWQPSHGDAPPRPHAAQLLTDTEQFWSRWTGRCSYSGPWREAVVRSLITLKALTYAPTGGIVAAPTTSLPEEIGGVRNWDYRYAWLRGAAMTLTALLRTGYHEEARRWREWLLRAVAGDAQNLQIMYGVAGERELPEAELPWLPGYEKSRPVRIGNGAANQLQLDVYGEVVDALWLGQTSGLSRDDSTHILQMKLMNHLESNWREPDEGIWEVRGPRRHFVHSKVMTWVAADRTVRRLSRLPLESPVQRWRALRDEIHRDVCAHGYDAGRNTFTQYYGSRELDASLLLIPQTGFLPPDDPRVVGTVEAVQRELCDDGLVRRYPVPEGGSDRVGADGLPGGEGVFLACSFWLAHDLALIGRRDEARQLFERLLALRTDLGLLAEEWDTRRGRLVGNFPQAFSHVPLIDTALRLSGRGPGAGS
- the xylA gene encoding xylose isomerase, giving the protein MTERFTPTPEDRFTFGLWTVGWQGRDPFGDATRPPLDPVETVQRLAALGAYGVSFHDDDLIPFGASRTARESHIKRFRQALDATGLVVPMATTNLFTHPVFKDGGFTANDRGVRRYALRKTLRNIDLAAELGARIYVAWGGREGAESGAAKDVRTALDRLKEAFDLLGEYVTTQGYDLRFAIEPKPNEPRGDILLPTVGHALAFIERLERPELYGVNPEVGHEQMAGLNFTHSIAQALWAGKLFHIDLNGQNGIKYDQDLRFGAGDLRSAFWLVDLLETAGYEGPRHFDFKPPRTEDSDGVWASAAGCMRNYLILSERAAAFRADPRVREALRAARLDELCLPTAADGLSGLLDDRASFEEFDVDAAGERGMAFEQLDQLAMDHLLGVR
- a CDS encoding toxin-antitoxin system, toxin component, whose product is MRRLCGELVAGIDLSAPVEPADLYAALCQGMSRRRGRPVRYRMASFPPGTASGLWLDMADQDLIVIEERTAPDHQLVILGHELWHMEAGHCTHHVEGAAVAARLLTDEADLQATVLKVAARTRFDQAEENQAESFGLLLSSKCRSWLAGSAGRGRVRRDGLAGRIEASLGYRGPQG